The DNA segment CCCGTCGTCCGGCCGCGTGCTGGTGGACGACGTGGACGTGCGGCAGGCGCGCCTGGCGTCGCTGCGGGGGCAGATCGGCATCGTGCATCAAGAGCCCTTCGTCTTCGCGACCAGCCTGCGAGAAAACATTGCCTACGGACGCCCCGGCGCGACCGACCAGCAGGTCGAGGCCGCGGCCCGCGCGGCGCAGATCCACGACTTCGTCGCGGGCCTGCCCCAGGGCTACGCGACGTCCGTGGGCGAGCGCGGCGTCACGCTCTCGGGCGGCCAGAAGCAACGGATCGCCATTGCCCGGGCGCTGCTGCTCGACCCGCGCATCCTGGTGCTCGACGAGTCGACCTCGAGCGTCGACACCTGGACGGAGCGGGCCATTCAGGAAGCCCTGGCGGATGCGCAGCGGGGCCGCACCACGCTCATCATCAGCCAACGGATTCGCAGCGTGCGTGACGCCGCCGAAATCATCGTGCTGGAGCAGGGACGCATCGTGCAGCGCGGGCGACATGAGGAATTGATCGAGCAGGAAGGCCTCTACCGCGACATGTGGCTCACCCAAGAGGCCGAGGCCGAGGAGCTGCGCGACGCCCAGGCGGCGCCCGCCGCCCCGAGTCAGGGAGGGGCGGGCTAATGGGCATGGCGGGACGCATGATGCTGGGGGGCATGGGCGACGACACCAAGGCCTACGATCACCGGATCGCGCGGCGGCTGCTGGCCTACCTGCTGCCGCACCGGCGACGGCTGGCGGTGGTGTTTGTGCTGGTGGTGCTGGCGGCGGCAGCGGCGAACGTGGGTCCGCTGCTGCTGAAGATCGGCATTGACGACGGCATTTGCGGCGGCGCGCTTGACTGCAGCGACCTGACCCAGGTCCAGGGCAACGGCGGCCTGCTGGCGATCGTCGGGATGGTCTACATCGGATCGCTGGGCCTGATGTGGGCGCTCAACTACTTCCAGGTGCTGCTCACGGCGGCCATCGGCCAGGCGAGCCTGCGGCAGTTGCGCAACGACATGTTCGCCAAGCTGCAGCGGCTGTCGCTCTCCTATTTCAGCCGGCATCCGCTGGGCGCGGTGATGTCGCGCATCACCAACGACGTGGACGTCATCAGCGAGTTCGTGACGCTTGGCGTGACGTCGCTGGTCGGCGACGTGGTGATGCTGGTGATCATCGTCGGAATGATGTTCGGGCTGGATTGGCGGCTGGCGCTGGTATCCCTGGCGGTGATGCCGCTGATGTGGCTGGCGAGCCGCGTATTCAGCAAATGGGCGCGGAACGCGTTCCGGCAGGTACGCTCCACCGTGGGCGACGTCTACGGCAACTTGCAGGAGAGCATCGACGGCGTGCGCACGGCGCAGTCGTTCGTGCGCGAGGACCGCAACGCCGCCGCCTTCGAGCAGACCAACCGGCAGAACGTGGACGCCAGCGTGCGCGCGGGCGCCATCGTGTCGGCGTTCATTCCCGTAGTGGACACAATCTCGGCGCTGGCGACGGCACTGGTGATCGTCGTCGGTGGCATGTTCGTGATCAACGGCGAGATGGGCGTCGGCACGCTGGTGGCCTTCATCGCGCTGATCGCCCGCTTCTTCACGCCCATTCAGCAGCTCACGCGCTTCTACAACCAGCTCCAGTCCACCATGGCGGCGGGCGAGAAGATCTTCGAGCTGATCGACGAGCCGCTGGACGTCGAGGACCAGTCGGACGCGCGGGCGCTGCCGCAGATCCAGGGACGGGTCGAGTTCGACCACGTGACCTTCGGCTACAACGGGACGGACGTGCTGCACGACATCTCGTTCGATGTCGAGCCCGGGCAGCGCGTGGCCCTGGTGGGGCCGACCGGCGCCGGCAAGACGACCACGGTGAACCTGCTGGCCCGCTTCTACGAGGCGGGCCGTGGCGAGATCCGCATCGACGGCGTGCCGTTGGACTCGGTGACGCAGGACTCCCTGCGCGGCCAGATGGGCATCGTGCCGCAGGACAGCTATCTGTTCTCGGGCACGATCCGCGAGAACATCGCCTTCGCGCGGCCCTACGCCACCGACGAGCAGGTCGTGGAGGCGGCGGAGGCCGTGGGAGCGCACGACTTCATCCAGCGGCTGCCGGAAGGCTACGACACCGATGTGCGCGAGCGCGGCGCGCGGCTGTCGGTGGGCCAGCGACAGCTCATCTGCTTCGCTCGCGCGCTGCTGGCGGACCCACGCCTGCTGATCCTGGACGAGGCCACCTCGAGCGTGGACGCCCACACCGAGCAGATCATCCAGCGCGGCCTCGACCGGCTGATGGCGGGGCGCACGTCGTTCGTCATCGCGCACCGGCTGGCCACCGTGCGGGGCGCCGACCTGATCCTGGTGTTCCAGGACGGCCAGATCGTGGAGCGCGGCGGGCACGACGAGCTGCTGGAAGCCGGCGGGCTCTACTACCAGCTCTACACCACCGGCTTCCCCGGCGACGAGACGCCGGAGCAAACCACGGCCACCGAGACCATGGTCCTCAACCGCCGGATGTGGATGTAGCCGGCTCGGTGCGTCTGCGCGCGGCCACGCTGGCGGACGCCGCGGCCATCGCCGAAATTAACGTGCGCGCGTGGCAGACCGCGTTTCGCGGAATCGTTCCGGACGAACGGCTGGACGCGATGCGAGTCGAAGAGCGTGTTGACCGCTTTCGGCAGCGTCTGGCGCCGGCGGAGTCCGCCAACCAACGCTTCATCCTCGCGGTGTCCGGTGACACGGCGCTCGGATTCGTGGGCTTTGGGACCACGGGCGACGAGGACGTGGACCCCGCCCGCGTGGCCGAAGTGCACGGGCTCTACGTGCACCCCGCGCACTGGCGGCGAGGAGCGGGTCGGCGACTGCTGCGCGCCGCCGTCGACGCCTTGGCCGCCGACGGCTTCGAAACCGCGACGCTCTGGACGCTGGCGGCCTGCGAGCCAACGCGGGCGTTTTACGAATCGGTGGGGTGGCGGACAGACGGCGCGGAGTCCGTGTGGGAGGAACGGGACGGCCTGGAGCTCGTGCGCTATCGCAGAATCTTGCCGACCAGTGAGCCGGAGTCAGACCCAGGCCCATAGCGGCCGCCGATCACGATGCTCGGCGCGGGACGGGTGCCGCCAAGCCGCTGCGCGCTAAGCTGCCGCCTCTTTGTCCCCTGCGGCGCGTCGGCCGTTCATGCCCGCGAACAGCCCTTCGATGACGCCTTCGACCCGCGCCACGCGCTCGCTCAGCGTGTCGATCCGAGTTTCGAGCGACTCGAATCGGGCATCCATCCGGGCTTCGAGGGCCACAAAACGATCTTCGAGCCGGTCGATGCGAGCATTGAAACGCGCCGTAACGGTCAGAATGAGGCCGCCAAGCCCGACGAATAGCGCCGCGCCCACGCTCAGAATTCCGATCAACTCTGGGGTCATGCGTGGGCCTTTCGGCAGGCCGCTGACGGCGGCCTGTGGCGAACAACTATAGCGCCACCGGCTGGGCGCACTCGATTCCGTTCCGGCGACGCACCCTCGCTACACCGCCGTCACCGGCGCGCGGAGGTCGAGCTCGACCGTGATGCCGTCGGGATCGCGCAGATAGAGCGTCCCGGTGCCTTCGAACTCGCCGGCCGTCTGCCAGACGGGCGCCTCGCGGTGGAATGTCGCACCGAGCGCCTTCAGCCGCTCGACGGCCGCGTCCCAGTCGTCCACGGACAGGCACAGGTGCGCGTTGCCGGCGTTGTAGGTCTCGAGGTCGACGCGTCCCGGCGGCGGCTCGTAGTAGCGCAGCAACTCCAGCTCGACCTCGGTGCCCGGCAACCGGAACAGCGCGATCTCCAGGCTGCAGTCGGGGTAGCCGATGATGTCGCTGATGTAGGGCTCGTCGTAGCGGCGGCGGAAATGGGGGCCCTCGCCGAGCAGGGCGCTATAGAACGCGACGGATCGGTCCAGGTCCGCCACGGTGAATCCCACGTGAACGACCTTGGTCACACCCATGCGAACGGCCTCCTTAGCTTCGGTAGCGCACGTGCGCTTCGAGCTTCTCGATCTGGACGGGCTGGGGACTCGGCGTGCCGCGGGCCAGCCGCACGCCGACGAGGTTCTCCCCCACCGCGAACTGATTCGGCTGGGCCGGATAGACCAACCAGCCATCCTCGACGGTCGGAGGCCCGAGCCGGAGGTTGTTGAGCCGCACCTCCACGCGGTCGGCGATGGCGCGGGCCGGAGGCTCGTTCATCAGGCTGCGGTCGGGGTGCCCGATCTGGGCAATCTCCACGGGGTCCAGCCGTTCGTCGTCAGGGAGCGCGTTGGCGGCCGGGTCCGAAAGCAGCACGCGCACGTCCACGCTCGCCACGTGTTCGGCCTCGCCCGCCACGTCATCGGCCACGTACAGCGTCAGCAGGGTGTCGGCGGCGCCGTCCCAGGCCAGCGGGGCGGGCAGCGGCGCGAACATGTTGGAGTTGAAATACATGTTGCGCGGCGTGTACCAGCCTTCCGGGTTGGGGATGACGATGGGGCCGTGGCCGCCGCCGCGCCGCTGGACGACGAAGGTCTTGGCCTTGCGGTGAAAGCCGTCCGGCTCGGCCAGCTCGACGTAGGCCCGGTGTTGGGCCTCCGCCGCCGGCCAGTTCAGCGCCTTCAGGCCGATGCGCTCGGCCGACTCCAGCGAGCTGTGCTCCCAGTTGAACGTCTGCACGCCGTCCGCGCCCTGGTGGAACCAGTTGGCGAACACGCCGCGGAACACCTCGATCGGCGGCCACATGTAGCCGTCGGAGGAGTGATGGTCGTCGATGGCCGGATAGAGCTTGATCGGCGTCCCCGCCGTGATGCGGCGGAACGCGGCGATATCCACGTCGAACGAGCGGCAACCGATGACCATCAGGTCCACGAGCAGCTCGCGGGCCCAGGCTTCGATGTCGATGCCGTCGAAGTGGCAGCCCATCAGGTTCTCGGGCACCCGCACGGCCAGCAGCAGGGGTCGGCCGCGGGCCTCGGCGACGTCCAGGGTCATGCGGCGCACCTTGCGCATGAACGTCGTCAGCCGGTCCCGCAGCTCCCACTGCCGCCCCCACGGCAGCACCAGCGGAATGCGGGCGAAGTCGAGCGTGATGCCGTCGTAGTCGTAGTCCTCGGCAATCTCGCGCAGGATGCCGAGCTTGTAGTCGTGGACCTCGTCCAGGGCGAAGTTCCAATAGCCGTTGGCGTTCCAGGCCGTCATGAGCAGCTCCGGGTGCTGCTCCTTCATGGGAATCGGGCTCACCGGGCCGAGATCGTTGTCCGAGCCGTTGATGCGGTAGAGGTGGAAGTTCTCCAGGCCGCGCCGCTGCGACGCCTCCAGGAAGATCTGCAAGATATTGACGCCGTCGTCCGCCCACTGGCGGTACCCGGGCGCGTCGATCAGGACCTGGGTGCGGCTGGGAAAGGGCGCCTGGTGCCCCTCGTTCCAGTCCCACCACATGCTGTCCAGGCGCACGGCGGGATCGTCGGCCCACTCGAACTTGAAGGCCAGCAGGTCGTCGATGTCCTTGATCGGAAAGTTGGCGCCGTCGCCCATGATCACGTCGAAATGGACCACGATTCGCCGCCGGCGCTCGATGGCGGCCAGGTGGTCGGCGGAGAGATCGACCCGCGCATCGCCCGGCGAAGTGAACGGCTCAGCCATGCGGCCCTCCGGCACGGAGCGAAGCCCCTTCACGGTGCGCCCCTAGCGGCCCGGCGTCAACCGTGGTCGTGATCGGATGATTGTCCGCCAGGCTCCAGGCCGTCGCACGCGCTCTGGACATCGCCCGACTCCTCACCCACGGCCTGACCGAAACTGGCGAACGATAATTCTTGACCCGCAGGTTGCCGAATGGTACGTTTCGGCGCGTTGCAACGGGAGCCTGTGACAGCGAACCATCTGAAATGGCCGAGGTTTTCGATTTCTCTTCTAGTTCCTTGACGGAAGCTCCTGTGGCACGAATCTTCGTTCCTTTGCAGCGGAAGGGAATACTATGCGCACGTTAGCCCGACGACGGCTCCTCATTCCGCTTGCAATCCTAATGCTGCTCATCCCGGCTGCGGCGTTTGCGCAAAGCGACGCTGCTGATCGCTTGGTCGAGCTTATCTTCTCTGAAGATGATTCCGAGGTATCGATCACCGAAAACATCCAGAGCACCGCTCGAGTCACTTTTACCCACGACGGCCAGGACTACATAATGAGTGTGCCCGTGGATATCGCCATTGATGAGACCATTCCGATTGCCGATAGCGTGAGTGCAACTAGCGCCGCTGCGCGCGTGGGCGTCTACGCCATTGAGGTAACAGCCGTCGAGGAAACCACGGAGGAAATCGAAGTTGGCTACTCGTCCGTGGAGCCGAGCAGCGACGACAACAAACTCGTAGGCGTGTCGTTTAATCTTACAAACCTAAGCGATTCCGCACAGGAATTCAGTGACATATTCGACAATGAGAAAGTGTTCGGTATCGACGACCTTGGGCGTCGCTTTGAGATGGCTAAGCTGCTAGGTTGCGACGAGGTAAACCCTGGTGGCATGGTCGAGTGCATTGCCGCATTTGACGTCGAAGAGAGCGTCACCATCACCGAGATCGAGGTGCATGCTATGGACGAACGCGTGATCACCTTGCCGGGAGAAGACGAGGAGTCGGACGAGGACGACGAGGAAGAGGAATCCTAGTGCGCGCCCGGAGCATGGCCGTGCACCGAGAGGGATCCAACGGCCAGAGGCGACGATGCGAGAGAGCTGCTTCCACCGCGTCTAGTGGGAGACGGTAACGCGGGTGTGCGTGAACAATCCAACCGCGTTCGACTTGTGCGCGGAATGACCGTCCGGGTGAACGCAGTCCCGTGGCGTCGGGCGCTGACTCAAGGTCTTTCGGCTTCCGGACTTAGCACCGAGCGCGCATAGAGCGAGTGGTAGAGACCGCGCCGCGCCAGCAGTTCCTCGTGCGCCCCCTGCTCGACGAGGCGGCCTTCATCCAAGACCAAAATGCGGTCGGCATTCCGCACCGTCGAGAGTCGGTGGGCGATGACGACCGAGGTGCGTCCGCGTAGTAGGCGGTGGAGGGCCTGCTGGATGTGCAGTTCCGTCTCCGTGTCCACGTTGGCCGTCGCTTCGTCAAGGATCAGGATTCGCGGATCTCGCGCCATGGCCCGGGCAAAGCTGATCAGCTGGCGCTGGCCGACGCTCAGGTTGCCGCCGCGCTCGTAGAGGGCGGTGTCATAGCCGTCGGGCAGGCGCGTAATGAACTCGTGCGCCCCGGCGGCCCGCGCGGCGTTGACGATGTCGGCGTCGCTCAAATCGGTCCGGTCGTGCCGGATGTTCTCCCAGACCGTGGCTGAAAAGAGAAAGGCTTCCTGCGGGACGATGCCGATCTGCCGCGAAAGGGAGTCGCGGGTGACGTCCCGCAGGTCATGCCCGTCCACGGTTACGCGCCCACTGGTGACGTCGTAGAGCCGTAGCAGCAGCGAAACGAGCGTCGTCTTGCCGGAGCCGGTGGGGCCCACGACCGCCACCGTCTCGCCCGGCTCCACCGACACGCTGATGTCATGCAGGACAGGTTGCCCGGGTTCGTACTCAAAGTGGACGTGCTCATACTCGATCCTGCCGGTCACGGGCGGCAGGACGATCGCATCCGGCGCCGGGCGCACGGCGGGCTCGATCTCCAGGAGCTCGACGGCCCGATCAGCCGCCACTAACGACCGGGTGAGCTGGCCGAACTCACCGGTCAGGTCGCGAATGGGCTCGAAGAGCCGCTCGATGTACAGCGCGAAGGCGACGAGCAGGCCGACGGAGACGGACGTGCCGATCCCCTGGCCCATGACGAGGATGACGAACGCCAGAGCAAGTGCCGCGAGGAGCTCAACCGACGGCCACAGTCCGTAGCGGTAGCGCGCGGACCGCAGCGTGGCGTCCAGGTTGTCCCGGTTCACGCTGCGGAAGCCGCGGGTGTTCTGCTGCTGGCGGTTGAGACTTTGCACGACGCGAATGCCCGCCACGTTCTCTTGGACGCTCGAGGTGACGTCGGCGATGGTCTCGCGGGCTCGGCGAAGGGGCCGGTGCGCAATCCGACGCCAAAACGCCAGACTGGGAATCAGCAAGGCGACGAACGCCAGCGTGATCGCCGCAAGCCGCGCGTCCATCGCCAGCATCGCGGCCGCGATGCCGATCACGCTCACGAAACTCGCCGTCGACGACGTGAGGATCCAAAGCGAATCCGCCAGTTGCTCCATGTCGTTCTGGACGCGGGACATGATCTGCCCCACCTGATTACGGTCATAGAACGACATTGACAGGCGCTGCAGATGCGCCACGAGCTTGGTGCGGATATCGAGCACCACCCACTCGCTGAGCGTCACCATGGTCCGGCTATGGATCAGGCCCGTGGCCAGGCGGGCCGCGGCGATGAGGCCGAAGAGCCCCACGCTGGCGGCAAATCCAAGCAGGTCGTTTCCAGGCGTCGCCAGCAGTTGGTCGATGGCCAGCTTGACCGTCCACGGCAACGCGACGACTGTGCCGCTGTACGCCAGCATGGCGACGACCGCCACCGCCAGCCGCCCGCGGTATGGGCGAAAGTTCCGGAGCAGCCAGAGCAGCATCCGCCAATAGCGCGTCTGGCGGTTGGGGTCCAGATCCAATTGCGCCCGGCCGCCGGCCGCCTGGGCCACTGGTGTCGCCATCAGCCCCAACCTCGATGGTCACGCATAGGAGCCGAACCCGCGCATGTCATCAGCCGGACGTAGCTGGAGGTCGTGAATCCGGCGATAGGGGCCATCCCGTTGCAGCAGATCGTTGTGGGTGCCTTGCTCGACGATCCGGCCCTGGTCGAGCACCAGAATGAGGTCCGCGCGCCGCACCGTGGAGAGCCGGTGGGCGATGACAAGTGCGGTTCGGTCTCGGAGCACCTGCACCATTGCCCGTTGGATCAGCGCCTCGGTCGCGACGTCGACGCTGGACGTGGAGTCGTCAAGAATGAGAATTGGAGGCGCCAGCAGGAGCGTGCGGGCAATGGCGAGCCGCTGGCGCTGGCCGCCGGACAGGGTTGTGCCGCGCTCGCCCACCCAGGTGTCATAGCCATCCGGCAGGCTCTCAATGAAGCCATGCAGCTGGGCGGCCCGGGCGGCTCGAACCACATCCTCCATTGACGCATCGTCGACGCCGTAGGCGATGTTGTCCCGAATGGTGGCCGAAAAGACGAATACGTCCTGCATGACGATGCCAACGCTGCGGCGCAGCGACTCGAGGGTCACGTCCCGGACGTCCACGCCGTCGATGGTGATTCGGCCCGCCGACGCATCGTAGAACCGTGGCAGCAGGTGCGCGATGGTGCTCTTGCCTGAGCCCGAGCCGCCGACGATCGCCGCCGTCTGACCGGGACGCAGCTCAAATGAGACGTCGTGTAACGCGGGCACGTCGTCGGTGTAGGCAAACGACACCGAGTCGAACACGACGTGCCCGCTGGCGGACAACTCTCGGGCATCCTCGGCAACGACAAGCGGATTCCTGGTGTCGAGAACCTCGAATATGCGCGTGCCCGCGGCCATGGCGGTGGAAAAGAGTCGTACCCGCCACTCCAGGCCCGCGATGGATCCGCCCAGCATCACCAGGAACAGCACAAATGCCGCCAGCGTTCCGGCGGTGATGACCCCTTGCTGCACCTGCCATCCGCCAACGAGCAATATCGCCGCTATCAATGCGGCGTAGAGGAAGGTGAGGACGGCGTCCCTGGTCACGGCGAGACGGTCGGCGAGAATGAAACTGCTGGCGACCGCGCTGGCCCGCTGCCGATACCGCCGCTTCTCGTAGTCTTGGGCGCCCAGAGCCTTCACCGTTCGAATCCCCGTCAGGCTCTCTTGCAGCGCGGTGTTCATGCGACCGGTTTCCTGGAAGACCTGGGTATAGATCCGAAACAGTCGAAGGGCCAACGAGACCCCATACCCCGAGATCATCAGGGAGCCGACGAGGACTATGAGACCCAGCTGCCAGTTCATGCTGAGCATGACGATGATGGGGAGGAAGAACAGCGTGAGGAATGCGATGCCGTGCATCACGCCGGTCGATATGAAATTGGCGCAGGCGTCGGCGTCGACGGTGGCTCGTGACATCAAGTCGCCGGTCTTCTGGCGGTCAAAGAACCCGAAGTTGAGCCATTGCAGCTTGGCGACGAAGTCGTTCCGGAGCCGGTACTCGGTCACCCGGCCGACGCGCTCGGCCAGGTAGAGGCCCAGGTACCCCAGCATCGCCCGGACCAGGCCAGCCGCGATCATGAGGACCGCGATCAGCGCCAGCGCATCACGACCCTGCGTCAGAAGAGCGTCGACGGCGTCGCCGGCAAGGAGCGGAAGCACCACCCGCGGCACGATCGAGGCAACCATGACGACGGCTGTCACGATGACGAGCGCCCGCTGCGTCAGGGCGTACTTGACGAGACGCATGAGGGTCGGCATGTAGGTTTGGAACTCTTGGTGGCCTGCGAGGAATCTCTGGCCGATCGGAACTTCGCGAGACCACGCGAGCCACAGGACGCCGTGCCTCAACGTTGCGCGGTCGTAGCCGCGGCGTCAACCGCTGGCGACGCCATCGGATATCCTGGCATCCAGGCGGGAGGCGTGGCTCGCGGAGGGGCGCGCCCGGAACCTTCCCGTGCGCCGAGCGGGATCGAATGGCCGGAGGCGACGATGCGAGAGGACTACTTCCACCGCGTCCAGCGAGAGACGGCGACGCGGGTGTGGGTCAACAATCCCACCGAGTTCGATTTGAGCGCGTCGGTCGACGCCGGCGCCGTCTCGGGCACCACTAATCCGACCTACGGCTCCGTGCTGCTCAGGCGCGAGCCCGAGTACGTCGAGCCGATCATCGACGAGGTGGCGGCCGTCGAGTCCAACCCGTACAAGGCCGCCGACGAGGTCTACCAGCGCATCACGCGCCGGTTCATGGAGGGCTTCCTGCCGCAGTGGGAGTCCAGCGGCGGACAGTGGGGCTTCGTGACCATGCAGGACGATCCCCGCCTCGACGAAGACCCCGACCTGATCGTGGACGCCGCCCTGCGGCACCGCGAGGTCGCGCCGAACTACCTCGCCAAGATCCCGGTCATCGAGTCGGGCATGGAGGCCATGCGGCGGCTGGTGGGCCTCAACATTCCCATGTGCGCCACGGAGTGCTTCGCCGTCTCGCAGGCCGTGGCCATGTGCGAGGTCTACGAGAAGGCCGCGGACGCCACCGGCAACACGCCGCCCTTCTTCATCACGCACATCACCGGCGTCCTCGACGACG comes from the Chloroflexota bacterium genome and includes:
- a CDS encoding ABC transporter ATP-binding protein, which translates into the protein MGMAGRMMLGGMGDDTKAYDHRIARRLLAYLLPHRRRLAVVFVLVVLAAAAANVGPLLLKIGIDDGICGGALDCSDLTQVQGNGGLLAIVGMVYIGSLGLMWALNYFQVLLTAAIGQASLRQLRNDMFAKLQRLSLSYFSRHPLGAVMSRITNDVDVISEFVTLGVTSLVGDVVMLVIIVGMMFGLDWRLALVSLAVMPLMWLASRVFSKWARNAFRQVRSTVGDVYGNLQESIDGVRTAQSFVREDRNAAAFEQTNRQNVDASVRAGAIVSAFIPVVDTISALATALVIVVGGMFVINGEMGVGTLVAFIALIARFFTPIQQLTRFYNQLQSTMAAGEKIFELIDEPLDVEDQSDARALPQIQGRVEFDHVTFGYNGTDVLHDISFDVEPGQRVALVGPTGAGKTTTVNLLARFYEAGRGEIRIDGVPLDSVTQDSLRGQMGIVPQDSYLFSGTIRENIAFARPYATDEQVVEAAEAVGAHDFIQRLPEGYDTDVRERGARLSVGQRQLICFARALLADPRLLILDEATSSVDAHTEQIIQRGLDRLMAGRTSFVIAHRLATVRGADLILVFQDGQIVERGGHDELLEAGGLYYQLYTTGFPGDETPEQTTATETMVLNRRMWM
- a CDS encoding GNAT family N-acetyltransferase; amino-acid sequence: MRLRAATLADAAAIAEINVRAWQTAFRGIVPDERLDAMRVEERVDRFRQRLAPAESANQRFILAVSGDTALGFVGFGTTGDEDVDPARVAEVHGLYVHPAHWRRGAGRRLLRAAVDALAADGFETATLWTLAACEPTRAFYESVGWRTDGAESVWEERDGLELVRYRRILPTSEPESDPGP
- a CDS encoding VOC family protein; this encodes MGVTKVVHVGFTVADLDRSVAFYSALLGEGPHFRRRYDEPYISDIIGYPDCSLEIALFRLPGTEVELELLRYYEPPPGRVDLETYNAGNAHLCLSVDDWDAAVERLKALGATFHREAPVWQTAGEFEGTGTLYLRDPDGITVELDLRAPVTAV
- a CDS encoding ABC transporter ATP-binding protein, with protein sequence MATPVAQAAGGRAQLDLDPNRQTRYWRMLLWLLRNFRPYRGRLAVAVVAMLAYSGTVVALPWTVKLAIDQLLATPGNDLLGFAASVGLFGLIAAARLATGLIHSRTMVTLSEWVVLDIRTKLVAHLQRLSMSFYDRNQVGQIMSRVQNDMEQLADSLWILTSSTASFVSVIGIAAAMLAMDARLAAITLAFVALLIPSLAFWRRIAHRPLRRARETIADVTSSVQENVAGIRVVQSLNRQQQNTRGFRSVNRDNLDATLRSARYRYGLWPSVELLAALALAFVILVMGQGIGTSVSVGLLVAFALYIERLFEPIRDLTGEFGQLTRSLVAADRAVELLEIEPAVRPAPDAIVLPPVTGRIEYEHVHFEYEPGQPVLHDISVSVEPGETVAVVGPTGSGKTTLVSLLLRLYDVTSGRVTVDGHDLRDVTRDSLSRQIGIVPQEAFLFSATVWENIRHDRTDLSDADIVNAARAAGAHEFITRLPDGYDTALYERGGNLSVGQRQLISFARAMARDPRILILDEATANVDTETELHIQQALHRLLRGRTSVVIAHRLSTVRNADRILVLDEGRLVEQGAHEELLARRGLYHSLYARSVLSPEAERP
- a CDS encoding ABC transporter ATP-binding protein; translated protein: MRLVKYALTQRALVIVTAVVMVASIVPRVVLPLLAGDAVDALLTQGRDALALIAVLMIAAGLVRAMLGYLGLYLAERVGRVTEYRLRNDFVAKLQWLNFGFFDRQKTGDLMSRATVDADACANFISTGVMHGIAFLTLFFLPIIVMLSMNWQLGLIVLVGSLMISGYGVSLALRLFRIYTQVFQETGRMNTALQESLTGIRTVKALGAQDYEKRRYRQRASAVASSFILADRLAVTRDAVLTFLYAALIAAILLVGGWQVQQGVITAGTLAAFVLFLVMLGGSIAGLEWRVRLFSTAMAAGTRIFEVLDTRNPLVVAEDARELSASGHVVFDSVSFAYTDDVPALHDVSFELRPGQTAAIVGGSGSGKSTIAHLLPRFYDASAGRITIDGVDVRDVTLESLRRSVGIVMQDVFVFSATIRDNIAYGVDDASMEDVVRAARAAQLHGFIESLPDGYDTWVGERGTTLSGGQRQRLAIARTLLLAPPILILDDSTSSVDVATEALIQRAMVQVLRDRTALVIAHRLSTVRRADLILVLDQGRIVEQGTHNDLLQRDGPYRRIHDLQLRPADDMRGFGSYA